In Xyrauchen texanus isolate HMW12.3.18 unplaced genomic scaffold, RBS_HiC_50CHRs HiC_scaffold_332, whole genome shotgun sequence, a single genomic region encodes these proteins:
- the dhrs13a.2 gene encoding dehydrogenase/reductase SDR family member 13a.2, giving the protein MIHLIIAVAFIGVLYVFLVNTLFKESKCKGMADMSGKTAIITGGNTGIGKATAMDLAGRGVRVILACRNKQKAEAAIKDIKMATGSDDVLFMELDLGSLKSVRAFAENFLKCESKLDLLINNAGLVADGRTEDGFGVEFGVNHLGHFLLTCLLLDRLKESPAARVITLSSMAYRWGKIDFDSLVATKDLGSGRYSWQFFQAYCNSKLCNSLFTHELAKRLKGTSVTCYSVHPGVVKTELSRHVSLWQKVFIEPVARLLFLDPKTGAQTTLHCAVQEGIEHLSGRYFSCCAMEEVSAKAKDDAVAKKLWEVSERLAGLS; this is encoded by the exons ATGATCCATCTCATCATCGCAGTTGCTTTCATTGGAGTTCTTTATGTCTTTTTGGTGAACACCTTGTTTAAGGAGTCCAAATGTAAAGGAATGGCTGATATGTCCGGGAAAACGGCAATTATTACAG GTGGGAATACAGGTATCGGGAAGGCTACAGCTATGGATTTGGCTGGTCGTGGAGTGAGAGTGATTCTGGCCTGCAGAAacaaacagaaagctgaggcagcTATAAAAGACATCAAAATG GCCACAGGCAGCGATGATGTCCTGTTTATGGAGCTTGATCTCGGAAGCCTCAAAAGTGTGCGAGCATTTGCAGAGAACTTCCTCAAATGTGAATCCAAACTGGATCTCCTCATCAATAATGCAG GTCTTGTGGCAGATGGTCGAACCGAGGATGGTTTTGGTGTTGAGTTTGGCGTCAACCATCTTGGCCACTTTCTGCTCACCTGTCTTCTGCTGGACCGTCTAAAGGAGAGTCCTGCAGCTCGGGTCATCACTCTGTCCTCCATGGCCTATCGCTGGGGCAAGATTGATTTCGATTCTCTAGTCGCCACTAAAGACCTGGGATCTGGTAGATACAGCTGGCAGTTCTTCCAGGCCTATTGCAACAGCAAACTCTGCAACTCCCTGTTCACTCATGAACTGGCTAAGAGACTGAAGGGCACAAGTGTGACCTGCTACAGTGTGCATCCAG GTGTCGTGAAGACTGAGCTCTCCCGCCATGTCAGTCTTTGGCAGAAGGTGTTTATCGAGCCCGTGGCTAGACTGCTGTTCCTGGACCCAAAGACCGGAGCCCAGACGACTCTTCATTGTGCCGTTCAGGAAGGAATCGAACATTTGAGTGGACGTTATTTCTCTTGCTGTGCAATGGAGGAAGTTAGTGCCAAAGCCAAGGACGACGCAGTGGCCAAAAAACTTTGGGAAGTGAGTGAACGACTAGCTGGCCTCTCATAA
- the dhrs13a.1 gene encoding dehydrogenase/reductase SDR family member 13, with protein MFITILLICGGLVGLYLLLSVTVLKPSKCQSTAKLHGKTVIVTGANTGIGRATALDLASRGARVILACRDENRAQAAVTHIQKETGNKDVLYMHLDLASLLSVRTFAENFLKRESRLDILINNAGLVLGGKTEDGFGKIFGVNHLGHFLLTVLLLERLKECGPSRVVTVSSMAHLWGKIDFNCINTHKDLGLGNSTMNLLKLYSNSKLCNILFTYELAKRMKDTHVTCYSLHPGAIKTEIGRHSSIWWKLFLTPILLLFFNDVDAGAQTSLYCALQEGIEHLSGSYFSNCALQKVPAKARDDAAAKKLWEVSERLCGLA; from the exons ATGTTTATTACTATTTTACTAATCTGCGGAGGACTGGTCGGATTGTACCTGCTGCTAAGCGTGACTGTTTTGAAACCGTCTAAATGTCAAAGCACAGCAAAATTGCACGGGAAGACGGTGATTGTGACTG GCGCAAACACGGGTATCGGAAGAGCCACAGCGCTGGATCTGGCGAGTAGAGGAGCTCGAGTGATTTTGGCTTGCAGGGATGAGAATAGAGCTCAGGCTGctgtcacacacatacagaag gaaacaggaaataaagatGTGTTGTATATGCACTTGGATCTGGCCAGTCTGCTGTCTGTGAGGACTTTCGCTGAGAACTTTCTCAAGAGAGAATCCAGATTAGATATTCTTATCAACAATGCAG GACTTGTATTGGGGGGCAAGACTGAGGATGGTTTTGGAAAGATCTTTGGTGTCAATCATCTTGGTCACTTCCTGCTTACTGTTCTGCTGTTGGAACGGTTAAAAGAGTGCGGTCCTAGCAGAGTTGTGACTGTCTCTTCAATGGCCCATTTGTGGGGGAAAATTGACTTCAACTGCATTAACACTCATAAAGATTTGGGTTTAGGAAATTCCACAATGAATTTGCTGAAGTTGTACAGCAACAGCAAACTCTGCAATATCCTCTTCACCTACGAACTGGCCAAGAGAATGAAAGACACACATGTTACCTGCTACAGTCTTCATCCAG GAGCCATCAAAACAGAGATTGGTCGTCACAGCAGCATATGGTGGAAGCTGTTCCTGACACCAATTTTGCTGCTGTTCTTTAATGATGTGGATGCTGGAGCTCAGACTTCTCTATACTGTGCACTTCAAGAAGGTATTGAGCACCTGAGTGGAAGTTACTTCTCTAACTGTGCATTGCAGAAGGTTCCTGCTAAAGCCAGAGATGATGCAGCAGCCAAAAAGCTTTGGGAAGTCAGCGAGCGCCTCTGTGGTTTAGCATGA